From the genome of Ptychodera flava strain L36383 chromosome 22, AS_Pfla_20210202, whole genome shotgun sequence, one region includes:
- the LOC139123144 gene encoding uncharacterized protein — protein MDPELQEKFHKFQKWFIAFRDPRDIYQNHTSFLIGELAFYFFAILTFRHAWRHGGRFLYLWFATIAHGLTTECVSYFVPDIDNFWHAQGMIMLLGKRLPMYVVIVYPVFIYTAAVSVYRLRLPFWAEPFANGLAVVIFDIPFDIMGIKSLWWSWHDTDPNIYDRHYWVPWTSYFFHMSFASSLNMLIHGSRKLITGSEHRTESTGFFKEMLCVIITGLFSFPLGAVQFIILYHSLHDNLHIHTEVCVLLLVAVYVMIVWSADRNPSENARKGRGKRNWLDEIGVVMTLHFIIYILLAVYSKPENIRAVGLHEPTGDCNATSPVITAMGQVLSKKTYLCTTDYDEGYFDWHCLKNGKPPKDGLEWYTICGTPFPNHAEYTIVVSAFSLLGLFIYWQMLAKSGKDFYPSHSHHNAKKLKKN, from the exons ATGGATCCAGAACTCCAAGAAAAGTTTCATAAG TTTCAGAAATGGTTTATTGCATTCAGAGATCCAAGGGACATTTATCAAAACCATACTTCCTTTCTAATAGGAGAATTGGCATTCTATTTCTTTGCTATTCTGACATTCCGACATG CTTGGAGACATGGAGGTCGTTTCCTGTATCTGTGGTTTGCTACTATTGCTCATGGTCTTACAACAGAATGCGTCAGTTACTTTGTGCCAGATATTGATAATTTCTGGCATGCACAAGGAATGATTATGTTACTGGGAAAAAGGCTTCCAATGTATGTGGTCATAGTCT ATCCAGTGTTTATATACACTGCTGCCGTGTCAGTCTACCGTCTCCGCTTGCCATTTTGGGCTGAACCATTTGCCAATGGCCTTGCAGTTGTTATATTTG ATATTCCGTTTGACATCATGGGTATCAAGTCACTGTGGTGGAGCTGGCATGACACTGATCCTAATATTTATGACAGACACTATTGGGTTCCATGGACTAGCTACTTCTTTCACATGTCCTTTGCTTCCAGTCTCAATATGCTGATCCATGGATCAAGGAAACTGATAACAGGAAGTGAACATCGGACAGAATCCACAGG TTTCTTCAAAGAGATGCTGTGTGTTATAATTACTGGTTTATTTAGTTTTCCACTTGGTGCAGTACAGTTTATTATTTTATACCACTCACTCCATGATAATCTTCATATTCACACTGAAGTATGTGTTCTGCTATTGGTGGCAGTCTATGTGATGATTGTTTGGAGTGCTGATCGAAATCCATCAGAAAATGCCAGGAAAGGCCGTG ggaAAAGGAATTGGTTAGATGAAATAGGAGTTGTTATGACTTTACATTTCATTATCTATATTTTACTTGCTGTCTATTCCAAGCCTGAAAATATTAGAGCTGTGGGACTCCATGAACCGACTGGTGACTGTAATGCAACATCACCTGTGATCACAGCAATGGGACAG GTTTTATCCAAAAAGACGTATCTATGTACCACAGATTACGATGAAGGTTACTTTGACTGGCATTGTTTAAAGAACGGTAAACCACCAAAG GATGGACTGGAATGGTATACGATTTGTGGCACACCATTTCCAAACCATGCAGAGTACACAATAGTTGTCTCTGCATTCTCACTGCTTGGATTGTTCATTTACTGGCAGATGTTGGCAAAATCCGGCAAGGATTTCTACCCTTCCCATTCACATCACAATGCTAAGAAGCTcaagaaaaactga